In Anopheles gambiae chromosome 2, idAnoGambNW_F1_1, whole genome shotgun sequence, a single window of DNA contains:
- the LOC1273129 gene encoding tyrosine-protein phosphatase 99A isoform X3: MKIAASQNTMMPPVSGTLLVIVAFATSTLSALPTESTVPPRSNNLPLEAIHMTTTPPPLPPTEALESTPLLPGPDREPIASVLHPYGAGDGSADDELEDQDFEEPRVLPLKSSSSTPALVRVVPIEQAASNDEPHTSTHDPTFSADDDIEPSPPQNLTVLEVTSTTIKLTWREPEKANGAIHGYRVYYIHQNQTDLHMPILKLNEMQNSVYHYTLSNLKPFTEYRILVTAFTKKHDGKPSEVTQRTDVSGPSAPKVVNLTCHSHNALYYGWRIPQTFYNTIDLYIISYRNIAYHEFREIRITVNASIMETSLIIPNLTSNAVYEVKVRAASTSVINPKQMILGSYSEPRKISLQPNCEKAPLKSQRQAYDDYDLAVLAGIVFSCSVVLLIALALILWKKCFHAAYYYLDDPQPCQGAQAGLIDWEAPSEIGGEVRGPVAVADFAKHVAQLHADGDIGFSKEYEAIQGEALNDEYPSENSQHPENKGKNRYLNVIAYDHSRVHLRQVPGQKKHLDYINANFIDGYQKPRAFIGTQGPLPGTFDCFWRMVWEQRVAVIVMITNLVERGRRKCDMYWPKDGTETYGIIQVRLVKEDVMATYTVRTLHIKHLKMKKKKQSQMEKTVYQYHYTNWPDHGTPDHPLPVINFVKKSTTANLPDGGPIVVHCSAGVGRTGTFIVLDAMLKQIEAKGSLNVFGFLRYIRAQRNYLVQTEEQYIFIHDALVEAITSGETNIKMDAIGGLVNHLDYIDAQYKVSVDSTPVFCDQIDSFSGFCSFLLRQLIVSYQPKEINLTSSLKPVNAIKNRSSLVPLEGSRVHLTPKPGVEGSDYINATWLHGFRRLRDFIVTQHPVIETFKDFWQMVWDHNAQTVVLLSSVDNMSFLQFWPNESEPIESDYYRIRMVSETSEDNHIVRNFVIQSIQDDYELSVKMLENPGWPDMNNTRSIFDFAVRVHERCSEYRNGPIVVVDRYGGFQACQFCAISSLAMQLEYDQTANIYTYAKLYHNKRPGIWTSYDDIRQIYRILSYMPKDLGLLKCTELRTEFDDAAMMTATPDLYSKICSNGSINNQLTGGTPDGVGNGTTTTTTTTTTSINAPPGMTIPGVVAGTPNSVCPPMIGIGGTTPPPPATLQNGGTVIVKMNGDDNDELSVVVATGNHHLNLDHNQT, from the exons ATGAAGATTGCAGCCAGCCAAAACACGATGATGCCCCCGGTGTCAGGAACCCTGCTGGTAATAGTCGCTTTCGCCACCAGCACGTTATCGGCACTTCCTACGGAATCGACGGTTCCGCCACGCTCGAACAATTTACCGCTGGAAGCAATCCACAtgaccaccacaccaccaccgttaCCCCCGACGGAGGCACTGGAAAGCACTCCACTGCTGCCCGGGCCGGATCGCGAACCCATAGCGTCCGTGCTTCATCCGTACGGTGCCGGCGATGGCAGTGCCGACGATGAGCTCGAGGACCAGGACTTTGAGGAACCCCGCGTATTGCCGCTGAAGTCTTCCTCCTCCACGCCGGCACTGGTTCGTGTTGTGCctatcgagcaggcggcaagCAACGATGAACCGCACACTTCCACGCACGATCCAACCTTTTCGGCCGACGACGATATTG AACCAAGCCCACCCCAGAACCTGACCGTGCTGGAAGTCACATCCACGACGATCAAGCTGACCTGGCGCGAACCGGAAAAGGCTAACGGGGCCATCCACGGCTACCGGGTGTACTACATCCATCAAAACCAGACCGATCTGCACATGCCGATACTGAAGCTGAACGAAATGCAGAACTCGGTCTATCACTACACGCTATCGAATTTAA AACCGTTCACCGAGTATCGCATTCTGGTGACGGCGTTTACGAAGAAGCACGACGGCAAACCGTCCGAGGTGACGCAGCGTACCGATGTGAGCGGTCCCAGTGCACCGAAGGTGGTCAACCTGACGTGCCACTCGCACAATGCACTGTACTACGGTTGGCGCATTCCGCAGACCTTCTACAATACGATCGATCTGTACATAATTAGCTATCGGAACATTGCGTACCACGAGTTTCGCGAGATACGCATCACGGTCAATGCTTCCATCATGGAGACTTCG CTGATCATTCCGAACCTTACGAGCAACGCGGTGTACGAGGTAAAGGTGCGGGCAGCATCGACGAGCGTTATCAATCCGAAGCAAATGATACTCGGTTCATATTCCGAGCCACGTAAG ATTTCACTTCAACCCAACTGCGAGAAAGCTCCACTAAAGTCGCAAAGACAGGCGTACGACGATTACGACTTGGCGGTGCTGGCCGGCATCGTATTCAGTTGCTCCGTGGTGCTGCTCATCGCGCTGGCGCTTATTCTTTGGAA AAAGTGTTTCCACGCGGCCTACTACTATCTGGACGACCCGCAGCCTTGTCAGGGCGCACAGGCGGGACTGATCGATTGGGAAGCACCGAGCGAGATCGGTGGCGAAGTGCGCGGACCAGTGGCGGTGGCCGACTTTGCGAAACACGTTGCCCAACTGCACGCGGACGGTGACATCGGTTTCAGCAAGGAGTACGAAGCGATCCAGGGCGAAGCGCTCAACGATGAGTACCCGTCGGAGAACTCGCAACATCCGGAGAACAAGGGCAAAAATCGGTATCTGAATGTGATCGcct ACGACCATAGCCGGGTGCATTTGCGACAAGTGCCGGGGCAGAAGAAACATCTTGACTACATCAACGCTAACTTTATCGATGGGTACCAGAAACCGCGCGCATTCATCGGCACCCAGGGCCCACTGCCCGGGACGTTCGATTGCTTCTGGCGGATGGTGTGGGAGCAGCGCGTCGCAGTCATCGTGATGATCACGAACCTGGTCGAGCGGGGCCGTCGGAAATGTGATATGTACTGGCCGAAGGATGGTACCGAAACGTACGGCATTATACAGGTGCGCCTGGTCAAGGAGGACGTGATGGCGACGTACACCGTGAGAACGCTGCACATCAAGCAtctgaagatgaagaagaagaaacagtcGCAAATGGAGAAAACCGTCTACCAGTATCACTACACGAACTGGCCCGACCACGGTACGCCCGACCATCCGCTGCCGGTGATTAACTTTGTGAAGAAATCAACCACCGCCAACCTGCCGGACGGTGGCCCGATAGTGGTGCACTGTTCGGCCGGGGTCGGCCGCACGGGAACGTTCATCGTGctggatgcaatgctgaagcAGATCGAGGCGAAGGGCTCGCTGAACGTGTTCGGCTTTCTGCGGTACATTCGCGCCCAGCGCAACTATCTGGTGCAGACGGAGGAGcagtacattttcatccatgACGCGCTGGTGGAGGCGATCACTAGCGGTGAGACAAACATCAAGATGGATGCGATCGGTGGGTTGGTGAACCATCTGGATTACATCGATGCACAGTATAAGGTGAGTGTGGATAGTACACCTGTTTTTTGCGACCAAATCGATTCATTTTCTGGGTTTTGTTCCTTTCTCCTTCGCCAGCTTATTGTGAGTTATCAGCCCAAGGAGATCAATTTGACCTCGTCCCTGAAGCCGGTCAATGCAATCAAGAATCGTAGCTCGCTGGTGCCGTTGGAGGGTAGCCGGGTGCATCTCACGCCGAAACCGGGCGTGGAAGGAAGCGACTACATCAACGCCACCTGGCTGCACGGTTTCCGCCGACTGCGCGATTTTATCGTCACCCAGCACCCAGTGATCGAGACGTTCAAAGACTTTTGGCAGATGGTATGGGATCACAATGCTCAAACAGTAGTACTGCTTTCGTCGGTGGACAATATG TCTTTCTTGCAATTTTGGCCTAACGAGTCGGAACCGATCGAAAGCGACTACTATCGCATCCGGATGGTGTCGGAAACGTCGGAGGATAATCACATCGTGCGAAACTTTGTCATACAATCGATACAGGACGATTACGAGCTGAGCGTCAAGATGCTGGAAAATCCTGGCTGGCCCGACATGAACAACACGCGATCGATATTCGACTTCGCCGTGCGTGTCCACGAACGCTGCAGCGAATACAGGAATGGGCCGATTGTGGTAGTTGACAG ATACGGTGGGTTCCAGGCGTGCCAGTTTTGCGCCATCAGCTCGCTAGCGATGCAGCTAGAGTACGACCAGACCGCCAACATTTACACCTACGCCAAACTGTACCACAACAAGCGACCGGGCATCTGGACGTCGTACGATGACATTCGGCAGATTTATCGGATACTGTCGTACATGCCGAAAGATCTCGGGCTGCTCAAGTGCACCGAGCTGCGTACCGAGTTCGACGATGCGGCCATGATGACGGCGACACCCGACCTGTACAGCAAAATCTGCAGCAATGGCAGCATTAACAATCAGCTGACCGGTGGCACCCCGGACGGGGTGGGCAATGGCACAACGACGACAACCACTACAACGACCACCTCGATTAATGCGCCGCCGGGCATGACGATTCCGGGCGTGGTAGCGGGCACACCGAACTCCGTCTGCCCACCCATGATAGGGATCGGTGGAAcgacgccgccgccacccGCAACACTGCAGAACGGTGGTACCGTGATCGTGAAGATGAACGGTGACGACAACGACGAGCTGTCGGTCGTGGTAGCCACCGGCAATCACCATCTAAACCTGGACCACAATCAGACGTAA
- the LOC1273129 gene encoding tyrosine-protein phosphatase 99A isoform X4 — translation MKIAASQNTMMPPVSGTLLVIVAFATSTLSALPTESTVPPRSNNLPLEAIHMTTTPPPLPPTEALESTPLLPGPDREPIASVLHPYGAGDGSADDELEDQDFEEPRVLPLKSSSSTPALVRVVPIEQAASNDEPHTSTHDPTFSADDDIEPSPPQNLTVLEVTSTTIKLTWREPEKANGAIHGYRVYYIHQNQTDLHMPILKLNEMQNSVYHYTLSNLKPFTEYRILVTAFTKKHDGKPSEVTQRTDVSGPSAPKVVNLTCHSHNALYYGWRIPQTFYNTIDLYIISYRNIAYHEFREIRITVNASIMETSLIIPNLTSNAVYEVKVRAASTSVINPKQMILGSYSEPRKISLQPNCEKAPLKSQRQAYDDYDLAVLAGIVFSCSVVLLIALALILWKKCFHAAYYYLDDPQPCQGAQAGLIDWEAPSEIGGEVRGPVAVADFAKHVAQLHADGDIGFSKEYEAIQGEALNDEYPSENSQHPENKGKNRYLNVIAYDHSRVHLRQVPGQKKHLDYINANFIDGYQKPRAFIGTQGPLPGTFDCFWRMVWEQRVAVIVMITNLVERGRRKCDMYWPKDGTETYGIIQVRLVKEDVMATYTVRTLHIKHLKMKKKKQSQMEKTVYQYHYTNWPDHGTPDHPLPVINFVKKSTTANLPDGGPIVVHCSAGVGRTGTFIVLDAMLKQIEAKGSLNVFGFLRYIRAQRNYLVQTEEQYIFIHDALVEAITSGETNIKMDAIGGLVNHLDYIDAQYKLIVSYQPKEINLTSSLKPVNAIKNRSSLVPLEGSRVHLTPKPGVEGSDYINATWLHGFRRLRDFIVTQHPVIETFKDFWQMVWDHNAQTVVLLSSVDNMSFLQFWPNESEPIESDYYRIRMVSETSEDNHIVRNFVIQSIQDDYELSVKMLENPGWPDMNNTRSIFDFAVRVHERCSEYRNGPIVVVDRYGGFQACQFCAISSLAMQLEYDQTANIYTYAKLYHNKRPGIWTSYDDIRQIYRILSYMPKDLGLLKCTELRTEFDDAAMMTATPDLYSKICSNGSINNQLTGGTPDGVGNGTTTTTTTTTTSINAPPGMTIPGVVAGTPNSVCPPMIGIGGTTPPPPATLQNGGTVIVKMNGDDNDELSVVVATGNHHLNLDHNQT, via the exons ATGAAGATTGCAGCCAGCCAAAACACGATGATGCCCCCGGTGTCAGGAACCCTGCTGGTAATAGTCGCTTTCGCCACCAGCACGTTATCGGCACTTCCTACGGAATCGACGGTTCCGCCACGCTCGAACAATTTACCGCTGGAAGCAATCCACAtgaccaccacaccaccaccgttaCCCCCGACGGAGGCACTGGAAAGCACTCCACTGCTGCCCGGGCCGGATCGCGAACCCATAGCGTCCGTGCTTCATCCGTACGGTGCCGGCGATGGCAGTGCCGACGATGAGCTCGAGGACCAGGACTTTGAGGAACCCCGCGTATTGCCGCTGAAGTCTTCCTCCTCCACGCCGGCACTGGTTCGTGTTGTGCctatcgagcaggcggcaagCAACGATGAACCGCACACTTCCACGCACGATCCAACCTTTTCGGCCGACGACGATATTG AACCAAGCCCACCCCAGAACCTGACCGTGCTGGAAGTCACATCCACGACGATCAAGCTGACCTGGCGCGAACCGGAAAAGGCTAACGGGGCCATCCACGGCTACCGGGTGTACTACATCCATCAAAACCAGACCGATCTGCACATGCCGATACTGAAGCTGAACGAAATGCAGAACTCGGTCTATCACTACACGCTATCGAATTTAA AACCGTTCACCGAGTATCGCATTCTGGTGACGGCGTTTACGAAGAAGCACGACGGCAAACCGTCCGAGGTGACGCAGCGTACCGATGTGAGCGGTCCCAGTGCACCGAAGGTGGTCAACCTGACGTGCCACTCGCACAATGCACTGTACTACGGTTGGCGCATTCCGCAGACCTTCTACAATACGATCGATCTGTACATAATTAGCTATCGGAACATTGCGTACCACGAGTTTCGCGAGATACGCATCACGGTCAATGCTTCCATCATGGAGACTTCG CTGATCATTCCGAACCTTACGAGCAACGCGGTGTACGAGGTAAAGGTGCGGGCAGCATCGACGAGCGTTATCAATCCGAAGCAAATGATACTCGGTTCATATTCCGAGCCACGTAAG ATTTCACTTCAACCCAACTGCGAGAAAGCTCCACTAAAGTCGCAAAGACAGGCGTACGACGATTACGACTTGGCGGTGCTGGCCGGCATCGTATTCAGTTGCTCCGTGGTGCTGCTCATCGCGCTGGCGCTTATTCTTTGGAA AAAGTGTTTCCACGCGGCCTACTACTATCTGGACGACCCGCAGCCTTGTCAGGGCGCACAGGCGGGACTGATCGATTGGGAAGCACCGAGCGAGATCGGTGGCGAAGTGCGCGGACCAGTGGCGGTGGCCGACTTTGCGAAACACGTTGCCCAACTGCACGCGGACGGTGACATCGGTTTCAGCAAGGAGTACGAAGCGATCCAGGGCGAAGCGCTCAACGATGAGTACCCGTCGGAGAACTCGCAACATCCGGAGAACAAGGGCAAAAATCGGTATCTGAATGTGATCGcct ACGACCATAGCCGGGTGCATTTGCGACAAGTGCCGGGGCAGAAGAAACATCTTGACTACATCAACGCTAACTTTATCGATGGGTACCAGAAACCGCGCGCATTCATCGGCACCCAGGGCCCACTGCCCGGGACGTTCGATTGCTTCTGGCGGATGGTGTGGGAGCAGCGCGTCGCAGTCATCGTGATGATCACGAACCTGGTCGAGCGGGGCCGTCGGAAATGTGATATGTACTGGCCGAAGGATGGTACCGAAACGTACGGCATTATACAGGTGCGCCTGGTCAAGGAGGACGTGATGGCGACGTACACCGTGAGAACGCTGCACATCAAGCAtctgaagatgaagaagaagaaacagtcGCAAATGGAGAAAACCGTCTACCAGTATCACTACACGAACTGGCCCGACCACGGTACGCCCGACCATCCGCTGCCGGTGATTAACTTTGTGAAGAAATCAACCACCGCCAACCTGCCGGACGGTGGCCCGATAGTGGTGCACTGTTCGGCCGGGGTCGGCCGCACGGGAACGTTCATCGTGctggatgcaatgctgaagcAGATCGAGGCGAAGGGCTCGCTGAACGTGTTCGGCTTTCTGCGGTACATTCGCGCCCAGCGCAACTATCTGGTGCAGACGGAGGAGcagtacattttcatccatgACGCGCTGGTGGAGGCGATCACTAGCGGTGAGACAAACATCAAGATGGATGCGATCGGTGGGTTGGTGAACCATCTGGATTACATCGATGCACAGTATAAG CTTATTGTGAGTTATCAGCCCAAGGAGATCAATTTGACCTCGTCCCTGAAGCCGGTCAATGCAATCAAGAATCGTAGCTCGCTGGTGCCGTTGGAGGGTAGCCGGGTGCATCTCACGCCGAAACCGGGCGTGGAAGGAAGCGACTACATCAACGCCACCTGGCTGCACGGTTTCCGCCGACTGCGCGATTTTATCGTCACCCAGCACCCAGTGATCGAGACGTTCAAAGACTTTTGGCAGATGGTATGGGATCACAATGCTCAAACAGTAGTACTGCTTTCGTCGGTGGACAATATG TCTTTCTTGCAATTTTGGCCTAACGAGTCGGAACCGATCGAAAGCGACTACTATCGCATCCGGATGGTGTCGGAAACGTCGGAGGATAATCACATCGTGCGAAACTTTGTCATACAATCGATACAGGACGATTACGAGCTGAGCGTCAAGATGCTGGAAAATCCTGGCTGGCCCGACATGAACAACACGCGATCGATATTCGACTTCGCCGTGCGTGTCCACGAACGCTGCAGCGAATACAGGAATGGGCCGATTGTGGTAGTTGACAG ATACGGTGGGTTCCAGGCGTGCCAGTTTTGCGCCATCAGCTCGCTAGCGATGCAGCTAGAGTACGACCAGACCGCCAACATTTACACCTACGCCAAACTGTACCACAACAAGCGACCGGGCATCTGGACGTCGTACGATGACATTCGGCAGATTTATCGGATACTGTCGTACATGCCGAAAGATCTCGGGCTGCTCAAGTGCACCGAGCTGCGTACCGAGTTCGACGATGCGGCCATGATGACGGCGACACCCGACCTGTACAGCAAAATCTGCAGCAATGGCAGCATTAACAATCAGCTGACCGGTGGCACCCCGGACGGGGTGGGCAATGGCACAACGACGACAACCACTACAACGACCACCTCGATTAATGCGCCGCCGGGCATGACGATTCCGGGCGTGGTAGCGGGCACACCGAACTCCGTCTGCCCACCCATGATAGGGATCGGTGGAAcgacgccgccgccacccGCAACACTGCAGAACGGTGGTACCGTGATCGTGAAGATGAACGGTGACGACAACGACGAGCTGTCGGTCGTGGTAGCCACCGGCAATCACCATCTAAACCTGGACCACAATCAGACGTAA